A DNA window from Cutaneotrichosporon cavernicola HIS019 DNA, chromosome: 2 contains the following coding sequences:
- a CDS encoding uncharacterized protein (CoA-transferase family III): MLAGFRSLRATSSRAGHLRSTYVVSRSFSAVAPGDDRPLAGIKVVDLTRVLAGPTATMMLSDLGADVIKVESPNGDDTRIWAPPEAKLIDGAPRPDLPAESAYFMCANRNKRSVILNLKNKEAMKVMYKLIQDADVFVENYVPGKLEKFGLGWEKLKEINPRLIYCSVTGYGSTGPYASSPGYDVVIEAEAGLMHITGEKEGPPVKVGVAVTDILTGHYATSGILAALLKRGKTGKGTRVEASLFESQIATLANIGSNYLVAGQEATRWGTSHPSVVPYQVFPTKDGYMMIAGGNDNQFKTLCGPNIFNKPEWLEDERFATNAARVVNRKVLVDGIIEVLSHKSTDEWTQVITGKGIPFAPINNIAQTFSHPQAIARKVVEEIDHPRAGKVKIAAAAVSYDGEKPKMYRPPPYLGQHTIEVLEGIGYSAAEIDELKSGGATA, translated from the exons ATGCTCGCTGGATTCCGCTCTCTCCGCGCtacctcctcgcgcgccggcCACCTGCGCTCGACGTACGTCGTCTCCCGGTCGTTCTCAGCCGTCGCGCCGGGTGACGACCGGCCGCTCGCTGGCATCAAAGTAGTCGACCTCACCCGTGTGCTCGCTGGCCCGACCGCGACTATGATGCTT TCTGACCTTGGCG CCGACGTGATCAAGGTCGAGTCTCCAAACGGTGATGACACCCGCATCTGGGCGCCAcccgaggccaagctcatTGACGGGGCCCCCCGCCCGGACCTGCCGGCTGAGTCGGCGTACTTCATGTGTGCGAACCGGAACAAGCGCTC cgtGATTCTCAACTTGAAGAACAAGGAGGCGATGAAGGTCATGTATAAGCTCATCCAGGACGCCGACGTGTTCGTGGAGAACTACGTCCCTGGCAAGCTTGAGAAGTTCGGGTTGGGATGGGAGAAACTCAAGGAGATCAACCCCCGCTTGATCTACTGCTCTGTTACTG GCTACGGCTCAACTGGGCCCtacgcgtcgtcgcccggctacgacgtcgtcattgaggccgaggcgggtCTCATGCACATCAccggcgagaaggagggtCCTCccgtcaaggtcggcgtGGCTGTCACCGACATCCTCACGGGCCACTACGCGACCTCTGGTatcctcgcggcgctcctcaagcGCGGCAAGACGGGCAAGGGCACGCGCGTTGAGGCCTCGCTGTTCGAGTCGCAGATTGCCACGCTCGCCAATATCGGCTCCAACTATCTCGTTGCTGGGCAGGAAGCGACGCGCTGGGGCACGTCTCACCCCTCGGTTGTTCCGTACCAGGTCTTCCCGACCAAGGACGGCTACATGATGATCGCGGGCGGCAACGACAACCAGTTCAAGACTCTCTGCGGGCCAAACATCTTCAACAAGCCCGAGTGgcttgaggacgagcgctTCGCGACCAACGCCGCGCGTGTCGTGAACCGCAAGGTTCTTGTTGATGGCATCATCGAGGTGCTCAGCCACAAGAGCACCGATGAGTGGACCCAGGTGATCACGGGCAAGGG TATCCCCTTCGCACCCATCAACAACATTGCGCAGACCTTCAGCCACCCTCAGGCGATCGCccgcaaggtcgtcgaggagatcgacCACCCCCGGGCGGGCAAGGTCAAGATTGCGGCTGCAGCTGTGTCGTACGACGGTGAGAAGCCCAAGATGTACCGCCCGCCTCCTTACCTCGGCCAGCACACCatcgaggtgctcgagggGATTGGCTACAGCGCGGCGGagatcgacgagctcaagagTGGGGGAGCAACAGCGTAG